The following are encoded in a window of Ferribacterium limneticum genomic DNA:
- a CDS encoding 2-isopropylmalate synthase — protein sequence MKQHLVIFDTTLRDGEQSPGASMTREEKIRVARQLEKMRVDVIEAGFAAASPGDFESIQAIAHAIKDSTICSLARANENDISRAGEAIKQAKSGRIHTFIATSPIHMEKKLRMTPDQVVEQAVKSIGWARQYTDDIEFSAEDAGRSEIDFLCRIFEAVIKAGARTINVPDTVGYAIPFQYAETMRQLIERVPNADKVVWSVHCHNDLGLAVSNSLAAVLAGARQVECTINGLGERAGNAALEEIVMAVRTRPDVFDLETRIDTTQIVPASKLISQITGYPVQPNKAVVGANAFAHESGIHQDGVLKHRETYEIMRAQDVGWSQNKLVLGKHSGRNAFKSRLQELGIELESDEAVNAAFARFKELADRKHEIFDEDLHALVSDEVVTPDQEYYKLLYSHVCSETGEMPHAKVILSVGGVEQKGEAEGGGPVDATFKAIESIVNSGAQLMLYSVNAITTGTDAQGEVTTRLTKAERVVNGNGADTDIVIASARSYLNALNKLHSSLDKVRAQGDV from the coding sequence ATGAAACAGCATCTGGTTATTTTCGATACGACCCTGCGCGACGGTGAACAAAGCCCGGGTGCATCGATGACGCGGGAAGAGAAAATCCGCGTTGCCCGCCAACTCGAGAAGATGCGGGTTGATGTCATCGAGGCTGGTTTTGCCGCCGCCTCGCCGGGGGATTTCGAGTCCATCCAGGCCATTGCCCACGCAATCAAGGATTCGACCATTTGCTCGCTGGCGCGTGCCAACGAAAATGACATTAGCCGGGCTGGCGAGGCGATCAAGCAGGCGAAGTCAGGCCGGATACATACATTCATTGCGACTTCCCCGATTCACATGGAGAAGAAGTTGCGCATGACGCCGGATCAGGTCGTCGAGCAGGCGGTCAAGTCGATTGGCTGGGCGCGGCAATACACCGACGATATCGAGTTTTCGGCCGAGGATGCCGGGCGTTCGGAAATTGACTTTCTTTGCCGCATCTTTGAAGCGGTCATTAAGGCCGGTGCCAGGACCATCAATGTCCCGGATACGGTTGGCTACGCCATTCCGTTCCAGTACGCCGAAACCATGCGCCAGTTGATCGAGCGCGTACCGAATGCGGACAAGGTGGTGTGGTCGGTGCACTGCCACAATGACCTCGGGCTGGCTGTTTCCAATTCGCTGGCTGCCGTGCTGGCCGGGGCGCGCCAGGTCGAATGTACGATCAATGGTCTGGGTGAGCGCGCCGGTAATGCGGCACTTGAAGAAATCGTCATGGCGGTACGCACACGTCCGGACGTTTTTGACCTCGAAACACGGATAGATACGACGCAGATTGTCCCGGCATCCAAGTTGATTTCGCAGATTACCGGCTATCCGGTTCAGCCGAACAAGGCGGTGGTTGGGGCCAATGCCTTCGCGCATGAGTCAGGTATTCATCAGGATGGCGTGCTCAAGCATCGCGAAACCTACGAAATCATGCGCGCCCAGGATGTGGGCTGGTCGCAGAATAAACTGGTTCTCGGCAAGCACTCGGGCCGCAATGCTTTCAAGAGTCGTCTGCAGGAACTAGGAATCGAACTGGAGAGCGACGAGGCCGTCAATGCCGCCTTTGCCCGCTTCAAGGAGCTGGCTGACCGCAAGCATGAAATCTTCGATGAAGACCTGCACGCGTTGGTTTCCGATGAGGTGGTGACGCCTGACCAGGAGTATTACAAGCTGCTCTATTCGCACGTCTGCTCTGAAACAGGTGAGATGCCCCATGCCAAGGTGATCCTCAGCGTTGGCGGGGTCGAGCAGAAGGGTGAAGCCGAGGGCGGTGGTCCGGTCGATGCCACCTTCAAGGCGATCGAGAGCATCGTCAATAGCGGTGCCCAGTTGATGCTTTATTCGGTCAACGCGATTACGACGGGAACCGATGCCCAGGGTGAGGTAACGACGCGCCTGACCAAGGCCGAGCGCGTTGTTAATGGCAATGGCGCTGATACGGATATCGTCATCGCTTCCGCTCGCTCTTATTTGAATGCCCTGAACAAGCTGCACTCTTCGCTCGACAAGGTGAGGGCTCAGGGCGACGTCTGA
- the pssA gene encoding CDP-diacylglycerol--serine O-phosphatidyltransferase: MTELKPRKSLFNPEVKRRGIYLLPNLFTTAALFAGFFAIVQAMQGDFARAAMAIFIAMVLDGLDGRVARLTNTQSAFGAEYDSLSDMVSFGAAPALVMYEWALRDMGRLGWIAAFIYCAGAALRLARFNTTLEVMDKRYFQGLPSPAAAALVAGLVWVMIETGVAGSDVRWLACVLTVFAGVTMVSNIRFYSFKDINLKKSVPFFVIAAIALGFALVAYSPEIALFAFFVVYGLSGYVQAAIGLLKRKAQ, encoded by the coding sequence ATGACCGAACTCAAACCCCGTAAATCGCTGTTCAATCCAGAAGTGAAACGGCGCGGTATCTATCTGCTGCCCAATCTGTTCACTACGGCGGCCCTGTTTGCCGGTTTCTTCGCTATCGTGCAGGCGATGCAGGGTGACTTTGCGCGGGCGGCGATGGCTATTTTCATTGCCATGGTTCTTGATGGGCTGGATGGCCGCGTGGCGCGCCTGACCAATACGCAGTCGGCCTTTGGCGCCGAATATGATTCACTGTCCGACATGGTCAGCTTCGGCGCAGCACCGGCGCTCGTGATGTACGAATGGGCGCTGCGTGATATGGGACGTCTGGGCTGGATTGCTGCCTTTATTTATTGTGCTGGGGCTGCCTTGCGTCTGGCCCGCTTCAATACGACGCTGGAAGTGATGGACAAGCGCTATTTTCAGGGCTTGCCGTCACCGGCTGCCGCAGCGCTGGTTGCAGGACTGGTCTGGGTCATGATCGAAACCGGCGTGGCTGGCAGCGATGTGCGCTGGCTGGCTTGCGTGCTGACGGTGTTTGCTGGCGTGACCATGGTCTCCAATATCCGCTTCTACAGTTTCAAGGACATCAATCTCAAGAAAAGTGTGCCTTTCTTCGTGATTGCGGCGATTGCCCTGGGGTTTGCGCTGGTTGCCTATAGCCCGGAAATTGCCCTGTTCGCCTTCTTCGTCGTTTATGGTTTGTCGGGCTATGTCCAGGCCGCAATCGGCTTGCTCAAGCGTAAAGCCCAGTAG
- a CDS encoding RNA polymerase sigma factor: MSSPQQLSSFLESVERRAFKQAMFAVHDEDAALDIVQDSMLKLAEKYGDRPDEEYPMLFQRILQNTIRDFYRRSKVRSMWTTLLSAFSPDDDEDYDPLETLAADEDDAGPRTPESKLQQAQTLNLIDEEIKKLPARQREAFLMRYWEDMDVAETAAAMGCSEGSVKTHCSRATHALAAALSARGIKL, from the coding sequence CTGTCATCCCCCCAACAACTTTCCAGTTTTCTTGAATCCGTCGAGCGCCGCGCCTTCAAACAGGCGATGTTCGCCGTTCACGATGAAGATGCTGCTCTGGACATCGTGCAGGACTCAATGCTCAAGCTGGCGGAAAAGTACGGCGACCGACCTGACGAAGAGTACCCAATGCTCTTCCAGCGAATCCTGCAGAACACCATTCGCGATTTTTACCGACGCAGCAAGGTTCGCTCGATGTGGACAACGCTACTCTCGGCCTTTTCTCCGGACGACGACGAGGACTACGACCCGCTCGAAACGCTGGCCGCCGATGAAGATGATGCCGGTCCGAGAACGCCGGAAAGCAAGCTACAACAGGCCCAGACGCTCAATCTGATTGATGAGGAAATAAAAAAATTACCTGCACGTCAACGTGAAGCGTTCCTCATGCGTTATTGGGAAGACATGGACGTCGCTGAGACCGCAGCGGCGATGGGCTGCTCAGAAGGCAGCGTGAAAACCCATTGCTCGCGCGCCACTCACGCGCTAGCGGCCGCCCTGTCGGCAAGAGGTATAAAACTATGA
- a CDS encoding DUF2069 domain-containing protein has translation MRSTTRYQIAASACLIALIFLCLAWEGWLAPLKPGGSWMVLKGAFLLIPLFGILRGKRYTYKWLSLFIQFYLMEGLLRATSDHGLIQQLAVVETVLATALFVFTILFVRATRGPKEEKAVQQS, from the coding sequence GTGAGATCCACCACCCGCTACCAAATTGCTGCCAGCGCCTGCCTCATCGCGCTGATTTTCCTTTGCCTGGCCTGGGAAGGCTGGCTGGCACCACTCAAGCCTGGCGGCTCATGGATGGTCTTGAAAGGCGCTTTCCTGCTCATTCCGCTGTTCGGCATCCTGCGCGGCAAGCGCTACACCTACAAGTGGCTGTCGCTGTTCATCCAGTTCTACCTGATGGAAGGGCTGCTGCGCGCCACCAGCGACCACGGGCTTATCCAGCAACTGGCCGTGGTCGAGACAGTTCTGGCCACCGCTCTTTTCGTATTTACCATCCTCTTCGTCCGCGCCACCCGCGGCCCCAAAGAAGAAAAAGCCGTCCAGCAGAGCTGA
- the wrbA gene encoding NAD(P)H:quinone oxidoreductase encodes MQDILVLYYSHRGSVRALAERIAAGIESVPGMQARLRTVPRVSTVCEATEPDVPYSGAPYVEPADLEECAGLALGSPVRFGNMAAPMKYFWDGTIAGWLNGTLAGKPACVFTSSGSQHGGNESTLLSMMLPLLHHGMLIMGLPFTEPKLSSTSAGGTPYGPSHVASATGNPVLNEAESHLAFVQGQRISNLAKKLS; translated from the coding sequence ATGCAAGACATCCTCGTCCTCTATTACAGCCACCGTGGTTCGGTCCGCGCGCTGGCTGAACGCATCGCCGCCGGTATTGAATCCGTCCCCGGCATGCAGGCCCGCCTGCGCACCGTCCCCCGCGTTTCAACCGTCTGTGAAGCCACCGAGCCGGATGTTCCATACTCCGGCGCACCTTACGTCGAACCGGCTGACCTCGAAGAGTGCGCGGGCCTGGCGCTGGGTAGCCCGGTTCGCTTCGGCAACATGGCAGCCCCCATGAAATACTTCTGGGACGGCACCATCGCTGGCTGGCTAAACGGCACGCTGGCTGGCAAACCCGCCTGCGTCTTTACTTCCAGCGGCAGCCAGCACGGCGGCAACGAAAGTACCTTGCTGTCGATGATGCTGCCCCTACTGCACCACGGCATGCTGATCATGGGCCTGCCCTTTACCGAACCCAAGCTTTCTTCGACCAGCGCCGGAGGAACGCCCTATGGCCCAAGCCATGTCGCCAGCGCGACTGGCAACCCTGTGTTGAACGAAGCAGAGAGCCACCTGGCCTTCGTCCAGGGACAACGCATTTCAAATTTAGCCAAAAAACTGAGTTGA
- the ilvC gene encoding ketol-acid reductoisomerase produces MKVYYDKDADLSLIKGKKVTIVGYGSQGHAHAQNLKDSGVKVTVGLRKEGASWKKAEAAGLKVEEIAKAVKGADVVMILLPDENIPQVYNEEVAPNMKKGAALAFAHGFNVHYNQVVPRADVDVIMIAPKGPGHTVRSEYLKGGGVPSLIAVYQDVTKKAKDIALSYAAANGGTKGGVIETNFREETETDLFGEQAVLCGGAVELVKMGFETLTEAGYAPEMAYFECLHELKLIVDLMYEGGIANMNYSISNNAEFGEYVTGTEVINEQSRAAMRNALKRIQNGDYAKMFILEGRTNYPAMTARRRLNAEHPIETVGSTLRDMMPWIKKNKLVDQTKN; encoded by the coding sequence ATGAAAGTTTATTACGACAAGGACGCCGATCTCTCCCTCATCAAGGGCAAGAAGGTCACCATCGTTGGCTACGGCTCGCAGGGCCACGCCCACGCCCAGAACCTCAAGGATTCCGGCGTCAAGGTCACGGTTGGCCTGCGCAAGGAAGGCGCTTCCTGGAAGAAGGCCGAAGCGGCTGGCCTCAAGGTCGAAGAGATCGCCAAGGCCGTCAAGGGCGCCGATGTGGTCATGATCCTGTTGCCGGATGAAAACATTCCGCAGGTGTACAACGAAGAAGTTGCACCGAACATGAAGAAGGGCGCTGCCCTGGCCTTCGCTCACGGCTTCAACGTTCATTACAATCAGGTCGTGCCGCGCGCCGATGTGGATGTCATCATGATCGCCCCGAAGGGCCCCGGCCATACCGTGCGTTCCGAGTACCTCAAGGGTGGCGGCGTGCCGTCCCTGATCGCTGTGTATCAGGACGTCACCAAGAAGGCCAAGGATATCGCTCTGTCCTATGCTGCTGCCAACGGCGGCACCAAGGGTGGCGTCATTGAAACCAACTTCCGCGAAGAAACCGAAACCGACCTGTTCGGCGAGCAGGCTGTTCTCTGCGGCGGTGCCGTCGAACTGGTCAAGATGGGCTTCGAAACCCTGACCGAAGCTGGTTATGCTCCGGAAATGGCTTATTTCGAGTGCCTGCACGAACTCAAGCTGATCGTCGACCTGATGTACGAAGGTGGCATTGCCAACATGAACTACTCGATCTCCAACAATGCCGAGTTCGGTGAGTACGTGACCGGTACCGAAGTCATCAACGAGCAGTCCCGTGCCGCCATGCGCAATGCCTTGAAGCGCATCCAGAACGGTGACTACGCCAAGATGTTCATTCTTGAAGGCCGCACCAATTACCCGGCCATGACGGCTCGTCGTCGTCTGAATGCTGAACATCCGATCGAGACGGTTGGTTCGACGCTGCGCGACATGATGCCGTGGATCAAGAAGAATAAGCTCGTCGACCAGACCAAGAACTAA
- a CDS encoding DUF3619 family protein, whose translation MNEERYAHRIRQTLNLGLNDIPPAASRRLEAARHLALARQKQAEPQLVTAGAGILSFRTSPYIPYIKQILAVAALLLGMWISFYWHSVQYVTELEAVDSALLSDDLPPDAFLDNDFFEWLKDDSSEE comes from the coding sequence ATGAACGAAGAACGTTACGCACATCGAATTCGGCAAACGCTGAACCTCGGATTGAATGATATCCCGCCGGCGGCGTCGCGGAGGCTGGAAGCCGCTCGTCATCTGGCGTTGGCACGGCAAAAACAGGCCGAGCCGCAATTGGTAACTGCCGGCGCTGGAATTTTGTCATTCCGGACGAGCCCCTACATCCCGTATATCAAGCAGATTCTTGCAGTTGCAGCCTTGCTGCTCGGCATGTGGATATCTTTCTATTGGCATAGCGTCCAGTACGTTACTGAACTGGAAGCGGTAGATAGCGCCCTGCTCTCCGACGACCTTCCTCCCGATGCTTTCCTGGATAACGACTTCTTCGAATGGTTAAAAGACGACTCCTCGGAGGAGTAA
- the lptG gene encoding LPS export ABC transporter permease LptG codes for MFKINTHQRYLMREVLAAVLLVLLAFLALFSFFNFVDELRNVGRADYTAGRAALFVALGLPGLVYELIPIAALIGTLYALSTLARHSELTVLRASGLATSDLLMTLFRAAALLALLTFVFGEVLVPFSERLAQEIKAKALSKVIARSGLESGLWIKDGRSFINIRKANPDAKLEGVRIYRFTTENTLESVTDAQEATFQLPDRWLLKGVVRTILDADTSRVESADATDWHSAVTPDLLAILTIAPERMSLYGLFNYTRHLVENKQKAERYQIALWKKLVYPLTALVMVALALPFGYSHDRVGGVSLKIFAGVMLGILFYALNGLFSNLGVINSWPPFASATAPAALFLVAAMGMLWWVERR; via the coding sequence GTGTTTAAGATCAATACGCATCAACGCTACCTGATGCGGGAGGTCCTCGCCGCAGTCTTGCTTGTGTTGCTGGCATTTTTGGCCCTATTCAGTTTTTTCAATTTCGTTGATGAACTGCGAAACGTTGGGCGGGCTGACTACACAGCAGGGCGTGCGGCCTTGTTTGTGGCGCTTGGGTTGCCAGGGCTCGTCTATGAGCTGATTCCTATTGCCGCCCTGATCGGCACTTTATATGCATTGTCTACGCTGGCCAGACATTCCGAACTGACGGTGCTGCGGGCGTCTGGCCTGGCGACGTCCGATTTGCTGATGACCCTGTTTCGTGCAGCGGCGCTGTTGGCTTTGCTGACCTTCGTTTTTGGCGAGGTGCTGGTGCCTTTTAGTGAGCGGTTGGCTCAAGAAATCAAGGCCAAGGCATTGAGCAAGGTTATTGCCCGTAGCGGTTTGGAAAGCGGTTTGTGGATCAAGGATGGGCGCAGTTTCATCAATATTCGCAAGGCCAATCCAGACGCCAAGCTGGAGGGGGTGCGGATCTATCGATTTACCACCGAAAATACCTTGGAGTCGGTGACTGATGCTCAGGAAGCGACTTTTCAGTTGCCTGACCGATGGCTTCTAAAGGGGGTGGTCAGGACGATTCTCGATGCCGATACCTCTCGCGTCGAATCAGCCGACGCAACTGACTGGCATTCTGCGGTCACCCCGGATTTATTGGCAATTTTGACCATTGCGCCGGAGCGGATGTCGCTCTATGGTCTGTTCAACTACACCCGGCATCTGGTCGAAAACAAGCAAAAGGCCGAGCGCTACCAGATTGCTCTCTGGAAAAAGCTTGTCTATCCGTTGACCGCACTGGTCATGGTCGCCTTGGCGCTTCCCTTTGGATATTCCCATGACCGGGTTGGTGGTGTCAGTCTGAAGATTTTTGCCGGGGTCATGCTGGGCATACTGTTCTATGCCCTGAATGGTCTGTTCTCGAATCTTGGTGTGATCAATTCGTGGCCACCTTTTGCCAGCGCTACCGCGCCTGCCGCTCTGTTTTTGGTGGCTGCGATGGGTATGTTGTGGTGGGTCGAGCGCCGTTAA
- the ilvN gene encoding acetolactate synthase small subunit yields the protein MRHIISILIENEAGALSRVAGLFSARGYNIESLTVAPTEDPSLSRMTILTSGSDEVLEQITKQLNKLVDVVKVVDLSEAAHVERELMLIKVRATGKDREEMKRMADIFRGRIIDVTESTYVIELTGASSKLDSFIAALDAGLILETVRTGVCGIGRGDRILKV from the coding sequence CTGCGACACATCATTTCCATCCTGATTGAAAACGAAGCGGGTGCACTTTCCCGCGTGGCCGGGCTGTTCTCTGCCCGTGGCTACAACATTGAATCGCTGACCGTGGCACCGACGGAAGATCCCTCGCTGTCCCGGATGACCATCCTGACTTCCGGCTCCGACGAGGTGCTGGAGCAGATCACGAAACAGCTCAACAAGCTGGTCGACGTGGTCAAGGTGGTCGATCTCTCCGAAGCTGCTCATGTCGAGCGCGAACTGATGCTGATCAAGGTTCGCGCCACCGGCAAGGATCGCGAAGAGATGAAGCGGATGGCCGATATTTTCCGTGGTCGCATCATCGACGTCACGGAATCGACCTATGTCATCGAATTGACCGGCGCAAGCTCCAAGCTGGACTCCTTCATCGCCGCGCTCGACGCCGGCCTGATTCTCGAAACCGTCCGTACCGGTGTCTGTGGCATCGGTCGTGGCGACCGTATTCTTAAAGTCTAA
- the ilvB gene encoding biosynthetic-type acetolactate synthase large subunit, which produces MMISGAEIVIRCLQEEKVDCVFGYPGGSVLHIYDALFKQDQVKHILVRHEQAAVHAADAYSRSSQRVGVALVTSGPGVTNTVTGIATAYMDSIPMVVLTGQVPSFYIGQDAFQECDTVGITRPCVKHNFLVKDVKDLAVTIKKAFHIASTGRPGPVVVDIPKDITAQMCEFDYPKTIQMRSYNPVVKGHLGQIKKAVQILQEAKRPVIYTGGGVILSDAAEQLTKLAHKLNFPVTNTLMGLGGYPATDKQFIGMLGMHGTFEANNAMHYADVILAIGARFDDRVIGNPEHFSEEKRRVIHIDIDPSSISKRVKVDVPIVGNVPDVLEEIVKLMDGGFKTDPDVANWWKQIDEWRGRDSLRYKQSEHIMPQFVMEKLYEVTGGNAFVTSDVGQHQMFAAQYYKFDKPRRWINSGGLGTMGVGLPYGMGVLMANPDAQVACVTGEGSIQMCIQELSTCKQYGFPIKIINLNNGMLGMVRQWQEMFYSKRYSQSYVTSLPDFVKLAEAYGHVGMKIEKPEDVEPALRKAFTEHKDDLVFMDFIIDPGANVFPMVAAGKGLTEMILAEDL; this is translated from the coding sequence ATGATGATCAGCGGTGCAGAAATTGTAATCAGGTGCCTGCAAGAAGAAAAGGTCGATTGTGTTTTCGGTTACCCCGGTGGGTCCGTACTGCACATTTACGACGCCCTTTTCAAGCAGGATCAGGTTAAACACATTCTTGTTCGCCATGAACAGGCAGCTGTTCACGCAGCGGATGCTTATTCACGCTCCTCGCAGCGGGTTGGCGTCGCTCTGGTGACGTCTGGACCCGGTGTGACGAATACCGTGACCGGTATCGCTACGGCCTACATGGACTCGATTCCGATGGTGGTGTTGACCGGGCAAGTGCCTTCGTTCTACATCGGTCAGGATGCTTTCCAAGAGTGCGACACGGTCGGTATCACCCGTCCTTGCGTCAAGCACAATTTCCTGGTCAAGGATGTCAAGGATCTCGCCGTTACCATCAAGAAGGCATTTCACATTGCCTCGACCGGTCGCCCAGGTCCGGTGGTTGTCGATATCCCCAAAGATATTACCGCCCAGATGTGCGAGTTTGATTATCCGAAGACCATCCAGATGCGTTCGTACAACCCGGTGGTCAAGGGGCATCTTGGTCAGATCAAGAAGGCCGTGCAGATTTTGCAGGAAGCCAAGCGTCCGGTTATCTATACCGGCGGCGGGGTCATTCTCTCCGATGCTGCCGAGCAACTGACCAAGCTGGCGCACAAGCTGAACTTCCCGGTGACCAATACCCTGATGGGTTTGGGTGGTTATCCGGCGACGGACAAGCAGTTCATTGGCATGCTTGGCATGCATGGCACATTCGAGGCCAATAACGCGATGCACTACGCCGACGTGATTCTGGCCATCGGCGCCCGTTTTGATGATCGCGTGATCGGCAATCCGGAGCACTTCAGCGAAGAGAAGCGTCGCGTTATCCATATCGACATCGATCCTTCCTCGATTTCCAAGCGCGTCAAGGTCGATGTGCCCATCGTCGGCAATGTGCCGGATGTGCTGGAAGAAATCGTCAAGTTGATGGATGGCGGTTTCAAGACCGATCCTGATGTCGCCAACTGGTGGAAACAGATCGACGAATGGCGTGGCCGTGATTCCCTGCGTTACAAGCAGTCTGAGCACATCATGCCGCAGTTCGTCATGGAAAAGCTATACGAAGTGACGGGGGGCAATGCCTTTGTGACTTCGGACGTTGGCCAGCACCAGATGTTTGCCGCGCAGTACTACAAGTTCGACAAGCCGCGGCGCTGGATCAACTCCGGCGGTCTGGGCACCATGGGTGTCGGCCTGCCGTATGGCATGGGCGTGCTGATGGCCAATCCGGATGCGCAGGTGGCCTGCGTGACGGGCGAAGGCTCGATCCAGATGTGTATTCAGGAACTGTCGACCTGCAAGCAGTACGGTTTCCCGATCAAGATCATCAACCTCAACAACGGTATGCTGGGTATGGTGCGGCAGTGGCAGGAAATGTTCTATTCCAAGCGCTACTCGCAGTCCTACGTGACTTCGCTGCCGGATTTTGTCAAGCTGGCGGAAGCCTATGGGCACGTCGGCATGAAGATCGAAAAGCCGGAAGACGTCGAGCCGGCATTGCGCAAGGCCTTTACCGAACACAAGGATGATCTCGTCTTCATGGACTTCATCATTGATCCGGGTGCCAACGTCTTCCCGATGGTTGCGGCCGGCAAGGGGCTGACTGAAATGATCCTCGCTGAAGATCTGTAA
- a CDS encoding DUF3106 domain-containing protein encodes MVKRRLLGGVILCFCLTAVIAIEPPTTAIIGTPPQPAWTQLNIQQKNILAPLAKNWDSMENISKKKWLGIADRYPNMKLDEQQRTQDRMREWANLTPEQRAKVRSSYKDFNQLPPEQKQVVKQKWDAYTNLPPEQQQRLREKSKSSKLLAPPTNSPSAATTSTAAPSTTPLGSSSQPPTVEKTKH; translated from the coding sequence ATGGTTAAAAGACGACTCCTCGGAGGAGTAATCCTCTGTTTTTGCCTGACTGCCGTCATTGCCATAGAACCGCCAACGACGGCAATCATAGGCACGCCGCCACAACCGGCATGGACACAATTAAACATCCAGCAAAAGAACATTCTCGCCCCACTCGCCAAGAACTGGGACAGCATGGAGAACATCAGCAAGAAAAAATGGCTGGGCATTGCTGATCGTTACCCGAATATGAAGTTGGATGAGCAGCAACGCACGCAGGACCGCATGCGGGAATGGGCCAACCTGACGCCAGAACAACGCGCCAAGGTTAGAAGTTCATACAAGGACTTCAATCAATTGCCTCCGGAACAAAAACAGGTGGTCAAGCAAAAATGGGATGCCTATACGAACCTGCCGCCCGAACAGCAGCAGCGGCTCCGCGAAAAGAGCAAGTCGTCCAAGTTGCTGGCACCGCCAACTAACTCTCCGAGCGCGGCAACAACCAGCACTGCCGCCCCATCAACAACGCCACTCGGTTCGTCAAGCCAGCCGCCAACCGTAGAAAAGACCAAACACTGA
- a CDS encoding RDD family protein, with protein sequence MPTSLPGIRRRLVCMLYESLVVFSILLIGFLLPQIVLSGFHFELSPRMLWLHVLLLLLVYFAWCWLNGGQTLPMKTWKLRIVSTEGAVLRPLQAALRYLAAWPSILLFGIGIFWALFDKDGQFLHDRIAGTRIVSVS encoded by the coding sequence ATGCCAACCTCACTCCCCGGCATCAGGCGCCGCTTGGTCTGTATGCTGTACGAAAGTCTTGTCGTTTTTTCGATACTGCTAATTGGCTTTTTACTACCGCAAATTGTTCTATCGGGATTCCATTTCGAGCTATCTCCGCGGATGCTCTGGCTCCACGTTTTGCTGTTGCTACTGGTCTATTTTGCTTGGTGTTGGCTCAATGGCGGACAGACCCTGCCAATGAAGACATGGAAACTTCGCATAGTTTCCACGGAGGGAGCTGTTCTCCGCCCTTTGCAGGCTGCCCTTCGCTACTTGGCTGCATGGCCGAGCATTCTTTTGTTCGGTATCGGAATTTTCTGGGCGCTCTTCGACAAGGATGGTCAGTTCCTGCACGACAGAATTGCCGGAACGCGAATTGTCAGCGTCAGTTAA